ACATGAGTCTGGCCTATAGTCATTATTCGGCCGGGGTCGATCAGAAGGAGATCGTGGTCGATGCCACGGTCATCCCCAAGGAACCGGTTCGGGATTATCTGGAGGCCGTGAGCGCCGCAGGTATCACCTTGTCCGGAGTATTCCCCTCCCTGGCGCTTTGGGCCTGGCAAAACGGTGAAAACGGGGTGTATGTCTCCGGTGGGAGCCAAGAGACCGAATTGTTGGTCTGGAAACGGGGGGCGGTCGTGTTCCAGGCTGAGGACCATGGCGACGACCATGCCTCGGGCCGGACCTTCATGCAGAGTTTGTCTCCCGTCTTGGAGAATATGCCCGGAATTCCCAGGGCGACTTTTTTTTGGGAGCCGGATGTGGCCTTGACCGACCAGGTCGCCTGGCTGGGGAGGGATCTGGTTTCGGCCAAGGAGATCAAGGCTCTTCGTTCGGTGGTCAGCAGAAAGTTCGAGGAATTTTCGTACCAGATCAATCTGGTGCCTGTCGCCGTTCTCAAAAATCGAAAAAAGACCTTCTGGATTCAGATTGCGGCTATTTTTTTTCTGGTCGTGGCCGTGGCCGCTTATCCGGTGGCGAGAGTGGCAGGAAAGCGCCAGAGCCTGGCGGCCATAGAGGACAAGATTGCCGCTTTGAAGACACAGGCCTCTGAATTGGCCGGACTGCGTGACGAAAATGCCAGGATCACCGATTACCTACAGAAACTGGCCAAGGAAGCCGAATCCCATGTGGCCGTTGCCGAAATTTTGAAGGAAGTGACCGAAATCCTG
This sequence is a window from Deltaproteobacteria bacterium. Protein-coding genes within it:
- a CDS encoding fimbrial assembly protein; its protein translation is MPAVSSFFPQNFFLFLRGDRLVLYQFSTAFWENREWKLRREYRIESGGSLGETLSVVREEFRPRVDNSWFFGLPLRYFTTVRFSLPLEAQENLDQAVEYALMRHVPYDMSLAYSHYSAGVDQKEIVVDATVIPKEPVRDYLEAVSAAGITLSGVFPSLALWAWQNGENGVYVSGGSQETELLVWKRGAVVFQAEDHGDDHASGRTFMQSLSPVLENMPGIPRATFFWEPDVALTDQVAWLGRDLVSAKEIKALRSVVSRKFEEFSYQINLVPVAVLKNRKKTFWIQIAAIFFLVVAVAAYPVARVAGKRQSLAAIEDKIAALKTQASELAGLRDENARITDYLQKLAKEAESHVAVAEILKEVTEILPQDAWLSTFLFSKRQIQIRGSAKSATVVIEALENSPLFKEARFDSPVTAQGENELFAIVAQLE